GAGGGCCTTCTCAACGGCGAACTCTACGAGTTCATGCATGCACATCACCTCGGTTTACTGCATAGAATAGTGCGTCCGGAAGTATAAAAGTCTTTCCGTTAAGATGGCGGTCGAAAAGACGCGCAAGGTTTAAGTTGTTTGGAGTTCAGTTCAGATTAGGTGGTGTGATGAGCGAGAGCATAAACATTGCCCTCATACTTCGGGATATCCAGCTTATGAGGAAAAAACTGGACGAGATAGAAGAAGAGCTTCTTAAGCTAAAGATTCAGGAGCTTGAGGAAGAGGAAGTTAGCGAAGAGGAGCTTAAGGAACTCGAAAAACTTTCCAAAGAAACGCTGGAAAACGGAGTGCCCTGGGAGGAGGCTAAGAAGGAGCTTGGCCTTTGAGGTGCTTTGAATGGTTTACGAAGTTCTCCTTCACAGGAATGTTCTGAAAAAACTGAAGGATGCTCCAGAAAACGTGAGGAAAAAGTTTGGGGAGCTAATTGAAGAGCTTAAATTCAACCCGGTCCCTTCTGAAAAGTTTGACGTTAAAAAGCTCAAAGGGAGAGATAACACGTTTAGAGTTCGTTTGGGTGAGTACCGGGTAATTTACGAACTCCAACGGAAGAAACTGCTTATTCTTGTCATTAAATTTGGAAAAAGGGAAAACGTGTATGAGTGACTGGGATATACTACATACTGCTATTTTATTTGTGGTCGCACAAATGGATCCTCTATAAGCTTAGTCTCGAGACCATCTTTGGTGTATCTTGCCATGATAAAAAGGCCAGATTTTACGTTGAGTATGACAATGGGTTTGAAAGTGGCCCGATTATGATGCGAGTGACAGAGTCCCCAGCATGTGTACTCAATGACGAGTTGTGCTTGAGCAGAAGCACTTCGTCTTTCAATGGCGGTTCTAATTGCGGCTTTGACCACAGGGTACAGCTCGTGAGAGGGTAGTCTCTCAAATTTCTTCGAAAGTTCCTCAAGCGTTCCATGATGAATCTTCACAAAGGGGAACTCCCCATACAGTTCACGGGAGAGTGTTTCCCTTTCTAGTCTTTTCTTGCATAATTTCAGCTCATACTCTACGAATTCCACGGGTAGATTGTACCTGAAGCTCTTTCCTCTTCGAATCCTAACGTAGTCCACGGTTAGCCCCTTTGACTGAAGCCACTCCATCAAGTCCTTTTTGAGTTGATGGTCTGTTATGGTGTATCCTAACA
This window of the Thermococcus thermotolerans genome carries:
- a CDS encoding type II toxin-antitoxin system RelE family toxin, with protein sequence MVYEVLLHRNVLKKLKDAPENVRKKFGELIEELKFNPVPSEKFDVKKLKGRDNTFRVRLGEYRVIYELQRKKLLILVIKFGKRENVYE